Proteins encoded together in one Dermacentor variabilis isolate Ectoservices chromosome 2, ASM5094787v1, whole genome shotgun sequence window:
- the LOC142571018 gene encoding uncharacterized protein LOC142571018 — translation MQCWQRLANRTEPNGSGGGNSSSATSELGLLERSLFAWSRGARLAFDAMRRVVQRRALHWARSVSAAQEQWQTQQRVFFARFCLLACSAAFDGNGGKRGVLSPRLRCMLPLANMREFHAAYNCTHINETSYCPSL, via the coding sequence ATGCAGTGCTGGCAGCGTTTGGCCAACAGGACGGAACCAAACGGCAGCGGgggcggcaacagcagcagcgcaaCGTCGGAGCTGGGCCTCCTCGAGCGTTCCCTGTTCGCGTGGAGCCGCGGTGCGCGCCTCGCCTTCGACGCGATGCGCAGGGTGGTGCAGCGTCGAGCCCTGCACTGGGCGCGCAGCGTTAGCGCGGCCCAGGAGCAGTGGCAGACGCAGCAGCGCGTCTTCTTCGCCCGCTTCTGCCTGCTCGCGTGCTCAGCGGCCTTCGACGGAAACGGGGGCAAACGAGGCGTGCTCTCTCCGCGGCTGCGCTGCATGCTGCCCCTGGCCAACATGCGCGAGTTCCACGCGGCTTACAACTGCACCCACATCAACGAGACCAGCTACTGCCCCAGCCTGTGA